A window from Drosophila yakuba strain Tai18E2 chromosome 3L, Prin_Dyak_Tai18E2_2.1, whole genome shotgun sequence encodes these proteins:
- the LOC6533641 gene encoding LOW QUALITY PROTEIN: acyl-CoA Delta-9 desaturase (The sequence of the model RefSeq protein was modified relative to this genomic sequence to represent the inferred CDS: inserted 1 base in 1 codon), protein MPPNGKDTTGVLYESDVETLDGGLSTDLGNLKTTDGRKLELVWFNIVLFVILHISSLYGVWLLLTAATWATCLLFVPIVVVTILGISGGAHRLWAHRTFKANTRLKLIFLFLNTFAFQDAVYYWARDHRVHHKYTETDADPYNSQRGWFFAHMGWLCCRKHPDVVAKGKLIDLSDLEADPLIMFQKKYYLLLMPIIAFLLPTVVPMYLWGESLNVSWHVMALLRWCVSLNFIWAVNSSAHMHGMRPYEXPVDQSFLIFFHVGEGYHNYHHVFPWDYKSAELGMYSQDVTTKLIDFMAYLGWAYDLKSVSLDLVKQRAQRTGDGSHPVWGWGDKDQREEDVDVTTISHQRKE, encoded by the exons ATGCCACCCAATGGCAAAGACACCACCGGAGTGCTATACGAATCAGATGTGGAGACGTTGGACGGCGGATTGTCCACGGATCTTGGCAATTTAAAGACCACCGATGGCAGGAAACTGGAGTTGGTTTGGTTCAACATAGTGCTCTTCGTGATCCTTCACATATCCTCGCTATATGGAGTGTGGCTGCTCCTCACGGCAGCCACGTGGGCGACTTGCCTGCTCTTTGTGCCCATCGTGGTGGTGACCATTTTGGGCATTTCCGGCGGTGCCCATCGCTTGTGGGCACATCGCACCTTCAAGGCGAACACACGACTGAAGCTGATCTTCTTGTTCCTGAACACGTTCGCCTTCCAGGATGCGGTCTACTACTGGGCCCGCGATCATCGCGTGCACCACAAGTACACGGAAACGGATGCGGATCCGTACAACTCGCAACGCGGCTGGTTCTTTGCCCACATGGGATGGCTGTGCTGTCGCAAGCATCCGGATGTTGTGGCCAAGGGCAAGCTCATAGATCTATCCGATCTGGAGGCCGATCCACTGATCATGTTCCAGAAGAAGTACTACCTGCTCCTGATGCCCATCATTGCCTTCCTCCTGCCCACCGTGGTGCCCATGTACCTGTGGGGCGAGTCCTTGAATGTGTCCTGGCACGTAATGGCCCTGCTCCGTTGGTGCGTTAGTTTGAATTTCATCTGGGCGGTGAATAGCTCTGCCCACATGCACGGCATGAGGCCCTACG GCCCGGTGGATCAGAGCTTCCTCATATTCTTCCACGTGGGCGAGGGATACCACAACTACCATCATGTCTTTCCCTGGGACTACAAGAGCGCTGAGCTGGGCATGTATTCGCAGGATGTGACCACCAAGCTCATTGATTTTATGGCCTACTTGGGTTGGGCCTACGATCTCAAGAGTGTGTCCCTCGATTTGGTGAAACAGCGTGCCCAGCGCACCGGCGATGGATCACATCCTGTTTGGGGATGGGGCGACAAGGATCAGCGAGAGGAGGACGTGGACGTGACCACCATTAGCCACCAGCGAAAGGAATAG
- the LOC6533642 gene encoding proton-coupled amino acid transporter-like protein CG1139 has translation MGNKKRRRLDQKLSLHQRLLGGVQNSFGSPLANEARLSSNRVNGMSDLEAFINVLKCGFGTGCLAMPHAFLYSGWLVGLIGTFALSSFMLYAMHILLHHINNLGIQHKMPMISYRKAVELAIMKGPRKFHFLSKPFGYLVDVLLCAYHFGVDCVYVVFIAKSLKHLGDMYLWFWDERLYMALIASPLILTFLIRDLKSLVPFAIISNILLLTGYGVILKYLFRDLPEFEPLHAIQPLRNFPIFFGTVLFSIESLGVILSLSRSMRKPENLMGTCGILNQGMIVVISFYAIFGFIGYWRYGQNTANSILQNLPQEEFLSQLVTGMFALAIFFSYALQGYVTVSIIWRNYLEPELEDTYSRAVEFLLRIALVIASVLVAIQYPDFGLLLSFVGSFCLAQLGLILPGIVDICLRYEQDYGPGRIFLLRSLLFICMGLAGGVAGTVVSLRTLYARYPVVRKKV, from the exons ATGGGCAATAAGAAGAGGAGACGTTTAGACCAGAAGCTCTCCTTACACCAGAGACTCCTGGGCGGTGTCCAAAACAGTTTCGG ATCACCGCTGGCCAATGAGGCGCGTTTGTCCTCGAATAGGGTTAATGGAATGTC CGACTTGGAAGCCTTCATCAATGTGCTGAAATGTGGCTTTGGTACTGGCTGCCTGGCTATGCCACATGCTTTTCTGTATTcgggttggttggttggtctTATAGGCACCTTTGCCCTGAGCTCCTTCATGCTCTATGCCATGCATATACTG cTTCATCACATCAATAACTTGGGCATCCAACACAAAATGCCCATGATCAGCTATCGAAAGGCAGTGGAACTTGCTATCATGAAAGGACCTCGCAAGTTTCACTTCCTGAGCAAGCCCTTTGG TTATTTAGTGGATGTCCTGCTGTGTGCCTATCACTTCGGTGTGGACTGCGTCTACGTGGTTTTCATAGCCAAGAGTTTGAAGCATCTGGGGGATATGTACTTGTGGTTCTGGGATGAGAGGCTTTACATGGCCTTGATAGCTTCGCCGCTGATTCTAACATTCCTAATTCGCGATCTCAAAAGCCTTGTGCCGTTTGCTATAATATCCAACATCCTTCTTCTAACAG GCTATGGCGTGATTTTGAAATACCTATTCCGAGATCTCCCTGAGTTCGAACCACTTCACGCCATTCAGCCGCTGAGAAACTTTCCCATCTTTTTTGGCACTGTACTTTTTTCCATTGAATCTCTTGGTGTG ATCCTTTCGCTCAGTCGAAGTATGCGAAAACCGGAGAACTTGATGGGCACCTGTGGCATCCTGAATCAAGGCATGATCGTGGTGATCAGCTTCTATGCGATCTTTGGCTTCATTGGCTATTGGCGATATGGCCAAAATACAGCCAACTCCATACTGCAGAATTTGCCCCAAGAAGAATT cCTGTCACAATTGGTGACTGGCATGTTTGCCCTGGCCATATTTTTCAGTTATGCCCTGCAAGGATACGTAACTGTGAGCATTATCTGGCGCAATTACTTGGAACCGGAACTGGAGGACACATACTCAAGGGCTGTAGAGTTCCTGCTGAGAATCGCGTTGGTCATCGCCTCCGTGCTGGTGGCCATCCAGTATCCGGACTTTGGTCTGCTGCTCTCCTTTGTGGGCTCCTTTTGCCTGGCCCAACTGGGTCTGATCCTGCCGGGCATCGTGGACATCTGTCTGCGCTATGAGCAGGACTACGGCCCTGGAAGGATCTTTCTCCTGCGATCCTTGCTATTCATTTGCATGGGCTTGGCTGGCGGAGTGGCCGGTACAGTGGTATCCCTGCGAACGCTCTACGCTCGCTATCCGGTTGTAAGGAAAAAGGTATAG